The Lepus europaeus isolate LE1 chromosome 5, mLepTim1.pri, whole genome shotgun sequence genome includes the window AATGTCTGCACATGCCTTCCTCTCCACAGGTGTGCTCCATCCTCTGGTCTCCCCACTACAAGGAGCTCATCTCAGGCCATGGCTTTGCACAGAACCAGCTGGTCATCTGGAAGTACCCAACCATGGCCAAGGTGGCTGAGCTCAAAGGTAGGTGGCTAAATGCAAGAAGCCAGACATGAAAGGCCACATACTGTAGGACTCCTTTTATATAAAGTGACCAGAGGCCAACTCAGAGACAAAACAGGTTAATGGTTGCCAGGGTTTGCAAGAGAAGGGGAGTGGGGAGTGAtggaattattttgaaattaggTAGTTGTGATGGTTGCATATCTTTGAGCAGACCAAAAACCACTAAGTTGTAGTAGACTTTTAAAGGATAACTTTATAGTATATGAATTCTGTCTCAATACAACTATTATAAAGAGCAAAGGTGGCCATCAAAATTGGAAGGCTTTGGGTGTGACATATGCATGTACATTTTCCTCaactgccccaggtcacacagcccgGGTCCTGAGTCTGACCATGAGCCCGGACGGGGCCACAGTGGcgtcagcagcagcagatgagacCCTACGGCTGTGGCGCTGCTTTGAGCTGGACCCTGCACGGCGGCGGGAGCGGGAAAAAGCCAGCGCATCCAAGAGCAGCCTCATCCACCAAGGCATCCGCTGAGGCCCAACCCATCccctcagttttttatttttctaataaagtCATGTTTCCCTTTCCTCGCCTTGCGTGATCTCTGTCCCAGGGGCTCCCCCTACTGTGGGTCAGTCAGAGCTGGAACTGTCCTGAGGGAGCCTTGACCGTCGCAGCTGCTATGGACACGGTAAGCGGGCTGCGTACCCCGCCtccagcacacatgcacacacacagcctcgtGGTTTCCTCTGTCACTTTTAATTAAGACGCAGTGAGTAAGCAGCCTCCACAGGCTGTATTCCCAGGCCCCCATTCACCCTGACCTTTGGCCCAGAAGCTCCTGCTTCAGTGTGGAGTGGAGGAGGGAGCCTGGGTCCACAGTGACAGATTATTGCTGACCTCTTCAGTGTGAGGAAAAAGGCCACAAGACCCTGGTGAGGGCCAGCCCTGAGTGCTCCTCTCCCAAGTTtaaggcagggagggggaggtaaGTGTCCAGCCCTTTCAGCCCCCGGCTCTGGAGTGGCAGAGGGCAATGAGGCCATATTCCTGGAGCTGGCCTGGAGAAGTGGGTGAGGAACGGAAGCAGTGGTCCCTGTAGACCAGCCGTGGGGAGGGGAGAGTCAGTCCCCTGCTCAGTCCTGCCCCCAGAAGCCCTGGTCACAGGTGTAGGTGGGGAGGACACTGACGATGCTGCCCAAGGTGCAGTCCTGAGGCACTTTGGTGGGCGCCTATCTAGGCCGTGTTTCTCAGTTGGCCTTGACCTTGGCGATACCTGGAGCTCCATTTTGCTGTAGTGCACGGGGCAGCCGCTTGCCCTTGGTGTAAGACTGGTACCAAAAGTTGGAGAAGAGCACGAAGAAGATGGTGCCATACATCCAGATGAGGTGGATGATGACTGGGTACTGGTAGTTGCAGCTGGGCATGAAGTAGTACTGGGAGATGTGCAGCGAGACCAGGACAAACTGGATCTAGGATAAAGTAAGGGTCAGAGGGGAGTGAGGGAACTGGAGGGGAGAAAACAGAGTGGGGAGGGATGGGATCAAAGGTGAGACAGGCTGGGAAGtcggggaggaggggtgggggcgttgcgggccaggcccaggctcctCACCAGCTGAATGGCCGTCATATGCTTTTTCCACCAGAGGTagggctgtgccacagggccgagGGCAGACAACCCATAGTACAGGTACATGACCACATGCACAGAGGAGTTGATCATGGCGTGGAAAGAGCCCATCCCTCCTGTGAGTGGACAACGAGAAGGCTCATGAGGATGGAGCCTCAGCTCCCCTTGCCTACCGCTCTTCCCCCAGTGGCCTTCCCCACTCACCTGGGGCCACCTTTACCCCCCACCACCAGCTCCAGGGGAGCACTGAGTGATGGAAGACGTGGAGGAAGGTCACCTGTCCGTCTTTCTTCCGGAGGATAAAGATCACCTGAGAGAAGAGGGGGGCTGTGGTTCAGAGCTAGggtctctcccccctccctcctctcgaGCCCTCACATCCAACTACTCACCGTGTCTATCAGCTCAATGAACTTAGAGAAGAGGAAGAGCCAGGCCACTCGAACCATCTGCAAGAAGTCAGGGCAGCCTTAGGACCCCACACGCTGCTCCAAGAGCCTCCCTAAACTGAGCCACGAGCACAGATCACACCCAAGCTGCGCCTCTCCCCCTGGTTGCTTACGATCTAGTCCCAACCCCTACTCACCCTGAGAGCCTCAGGGCTGTTGGAGTAGTCCACGGGGTCACAACGCCAGGTATAGGTGCTCAGCCAGCCAGACATCAGGAACTAGGAAAGGGTGTGGATTAGACCACCAGTTTCCCCCTGCTAGCatgccctccctctcccactgagGAATGGCTGTGAGCCCCTCTGGAATGGGGAGATGCCCTGCTCCGGCCCCGTAGCCCACTTGGGAATCAACACCCTGATGCCCCAGGCCCACCTCATAGACGATGTATAGAGAGAGTGCCACTAGGGAGAAGTTGTAGACAATCATGAAGCCACGTAGCTGGAAGGGCTTCCGATTGGCCATGATGCGAGGCCCCAGTGAGAGGACAAAGTACACATAGGTCAGGAGAATGGAAGTCATCAGCAGGGGGGACCCCATCAGAGGGTAGCCCTGCATCCGGGGATCTGTGAATAAGGGTCAAAGCATCAGGAAGAGTCACCAGGTTCCCAAGCTTACAGACAGGAGGCGAGCACACAAAGGGTCAACGGGTTCAGAGGGGCGCTCCACCAGGAGACAGCCCTCCATCCGGGGCTACTGGACAGCATCTTACCTGCATGCTTCATCATCTCATGGTACAAGTTCACAACAGCCTCCATCCTGGCGAAGGACTCTGCGGAGGTACAGAGCGTGGACGTCAGGCCCACCGCACACCCCTATCCCACACCTGACCCACGAAGACCAGACCCAGAAGCAGAcaggacagagggagaaaggaaggcgTCGCTGGGGCCTGGGAACAGCAGGCAGCAGTTCAGCAGGGATAGCGAATCCAAATACCTCCTGCCTGCATGGGAAGggctcctcctcccttctttcccgCCCCTCACTCCCCTCACTCAGCTCCTCTCCAGAGATTTGgttcctgcccctcctctcctcccccttcctccacaAGAGAACCCTCTCTTCCCGGAATCTCACCTCCTCACCAGCCAACTGGGAGCTCATCTCCAAATAACCTCTCCCTTCCTTGCAGGAAGGAGTCACTCAACACCCCAGCAGACTTTTCCTCCAGGGGTTCTCCCTTTCACCCTCTCCTCTCCAGTCCTCCCCTGGgttcctcctctcccctgccgGGACTCTCCCCTCCCTGGTCCCTTCAGTCCCTTCCGGAACCTTCCGCACCTGGGattcctcctctcccctgctgggctgctcacctccccaggctctgtccctgagcgagcgagcgagcgagcgagcgagcgctcacctccagcctctcctctccGGCGCTCTCTCAGTCGGTCGCTGCCCTTCCTCTCCTAGAGCTCTCCTCTTTGAGACTCCTGCCCCGGCCGCTCCACCTGTCTGACTAGATCTGGCAGCAGCCCCGCCCTCTGCCCGCCCCCGCTGTACTGGgcatggggtggagggtgggtccAGGCCACAGGTCAGTGCCTGGGGAGCAGGACCCACCAGGATTGGGAAAGCCAAATAAAGCCCCAGActcaccacccacccaccatAGACCAGAGCTTAAAGAACGAAGGTGCTAGGTTCTTTGGAaatccctcctcctccaccccccatCCCGCTCTGGCCCCAACCCCAGCTTTGGCCCAAGGAATTGCTGAAAATCCACTCCCAGCATCCTCTCCTGAACCAGCCGTAAATTCTTAGTTTGCCCTACTTCAGAATGGGTACAAGCACCCTTCcctccagggaggggccgggaagCCAGTGGCATGTGAGGAGGTGGGGAAGTGGGGGAGGTCTCAGGAATCTTCCCCTCCCTCAGGGAGGGGTCCTAATAGGCTaggccccctccccctcagcgCCTGAAGGAATGTCGGGGGTGGGCGCAGGGACACAAAAGCCTCTGCCCAGGCCCAGGAGAGCCTGGGACTTGAGACTTTCAGAAAACGGCGGCAGCAGGTGCTCCGGTTTTCCTGCGTCCAGACACCAATGTGTGCAAGTGCTGAATGAAGAAATTCACCTGACACCTCCCACCAGAGGTGTGGCGTGCCCCCTGCACACAGGCACCTCCcggggctcccccaccccacccagctggCCCACGTAGCTTCAGACTCCCCACAGCCGGGCTCCAAGCCTTGCAATCCACGTGCACACCCtcgcactcacacacacctgccggCCACCCGGtcctccaccccccaccacctccaCAACAAACACCGCACTGCACTGAGGGctggcacacaaacacacagagctcACACACCTCCTGctggcgggcggcgggcggcaaGCAGTGAAGAGCCCAGAGGAGTGCAGCCAGAGAGGGCACTGCCCCTGACACCCCGCAGGGACTGGCCTCCAAGGACACTCACACTGGCGCTCCCACAATGCCCTTCGAGACCCCACTTTAGCATGTGCAAAAGGCACATGGTTACAGTGCAAGTCCACACCCGCTGCAAGCTGCACACATAGGTCTACTCACGTGTGAGCCACTGGAAGGTGAGGGAACACCCGATCACCCACACCATATGCACCTGCCCTGGGTCACCCACAGATCTCTGCTGGCGGTCAACAATCCTCACTCTGCCTCAGTCAGCCTAGGCAGCGGCCAGGCCCGCCGGCTTGGGCATGTGCTCTAACACACAGTTCCACATGTGAgtttcccagctgcttctctctcccagccaccccccaccccggccccagccAGGTGCACTACTCCCCTGgccctccccacccacacacacacaggtaccctGAAGATCCAGGGGGACTCAAGGCTTCCTGGAAGGACCTGTCCCCACACTTGGAAATCTGGGTGTGTCCCCTTGGGGGCACTCAGgctgctccttccttcctttaagaTGGATGGAAGGGAAAGCGAGACCagcaaaggagagggagggaggagagcaagCCCAGGAGGTGGTGGAGGAAGGCCTAGGTGTAAGCAAGTGGGGGCCACAGACGGGGGTGCCGGGGGAAGGAGGGTGCTGGCGAGGAGGCCCggccccagggagctgggaccTCCCACCCACTCGCCCCAGGAACAGCCTCGCCCacagcctgggcagggcagggcagagcagggaagggcagggctgggccgggttaGCCAGGCAGGGGGCGCCGGCACATGGACAGCCCTAGCAGGTCCAGACTCACCAGTAGGGGCCAGGCGGGCAGCGATGGAGGGCTCGGAGGGAGCAGGACCAGAGAGGAGTCCCCAGGGCCAGCCTGCCTGCCACTTCCTCATCTGCTGGGCCGACTTTCTGTCAccagagggggaggggcgggccgggcggggggcgcTTGCTGATTGGGCGACCGGCCGAGGCAGGAGGGGCCGTCCAGCGCCGGCTCGGCCGGAGGGGCGGAGGCAGGGGCGGGCCGCCAGATCCCGGGGCAGGAAGCACACCCAGCCCCggctccccaccccttccctcccatctcGCAGCCCGCCTCGGCCGGTGGCTGCGGCCTGGCCCGCCACGGTAGCACACGGCTTCCTCCTGACGTCCAGCCTCTGATGGCCCCATTCTCGGCCACTCGCCTGTTTACAACAGGCCCAGTTTAGGACTCTGGAGAAAGTTCCAGGGCTCGGCCCCCGGTTAAGGGTTCCCCCTCCAGCGGGGTGAGTCCAGGAGACCCGAGGCAGGCTCTGTATGCTGGGGGCTGACCCGGGGTGGCTGGGAGGTCCTAGCGGGAGGGAGCAGCTGGCCATGGGAGCCCATAAACTTGGATGAGCCCTAGCATTAGGAGATGCAAGAGGATTTCCAGAAACGGAGGTGGGAGAATACAAGTGGCCCCCGGGCAAGAACAGTGACTCACTGACCTGCCAGGCGGTGAAAGGAGAAGACAGAACTGTAGCTGGTGGTGGCTAGTCCTGAGGGCCAAGTGGGTAGTCTGATTTTTATTGCAGGGAAGATTTCTGGGGAGGCTGTAGTGAGACTTGCATCATTCATCCATCACACATTTAC containing:
- the ELOVL1 gene encoding elongation of very long chain fatty acids protein 1 produces the protein MRKWQAGWPWGLLSGPAPSEPSIAARLAPTESFARMEAVVNLYHEMMKHADPRMQGYPLMGSPLLMTSILLTYVYFVLSLGPRIMANRKPFQLRGFMIVYNFSLVALSLYIVYEFLMSGWLSTYTWRCDPVDYSNSPEALRMVRVAWLFLFSKFIELIDTVIFILRKKDGQVTFLHVFHHSVLPWSWWWGVKVAPGGMGSFHAMINSSVHVVMYLYYGLSALGPVAQPYLWWKKHMTAIQLIQFVLVSLHISQYYFMPSCNYQYPVIIHLIWMYGTIFFVLFSNFWYQSYTKGKRLPRALQQNGAPGIAKVKAN